In the Sorghum bicolor cultivar BTx623 chromosome 4, Sorghum_bicolor_NCBIv3, whole genome shotgun sequence genome, GAAACTGGGTGCGTGGCTTCCTTCTGAAGTTCTGAACCTGATGTGGATGCGCTGGAGTAGCCTGATCATGGAATAGGTATCAGGAAAATTGGAGTTGCTCCAAGATTGATGATTTTGTGGTTGATGTGGATTCAGGTCACCAGCAAGTAGGCCCCAGGACTACCTTTCATCGTCTTTCAATCGACCTGGGCAGTGACTGATCCTGAGAACTCTGGGAAACCGAAATAAGATACTCCTACTCCTGGACCTGGATGATATTTTCAAGCAAGATGCATGTCTAAAGAGTATACTGGGAATCAAGTCAGAAACCAAATAGGCAATTCACATTGGAAACCTGATGTTTTCTCGAAGAATATTTGACCATACATGCATCCTTACGATTACATCCATACCAGAACACTGGTGTGTTCTGTCTTGGTCTTCGTGTATCCACCACAACCTCCTTGACGGTGCGATTTTTGTAAACATTCAGAGGCAACTGCAAATTATATTTCTTTCCTGCAGATCGAAGCAATATAGTCATGACACCGGCAAGCAGCAATATAAATTTTCAGGCAAAATTTTGCTGAGGCTTTCCTTTTCCCATCACAAATTCACAAGTGATCAAATATGTTTCGCCAAGTTTGTCAAAGAAAAATCAACTAGTGTGGTAACTACAGAGTGAAGATAAAGAACCAGGGGCATGATGACCAAGTAAGATTGCCTGTGGTAGATCTTTTCTCACCAAAAGGCAGTCCTCCTgccttgttctttttttttaaaaaaaatctgagAGTGCACTTGAGGCGTTCTGAGTTTTATCAGTTTCTACTGCTCTGTTTTGAAGTGTTGTGGGAAGCAGTCGGAATATTGTTGGATTTGTTTCTCGGTGGTTGGAGTTTTCTGGTTCAAGGTGGTATGCCACCTTCAGTGCTGCAATGGATTATTCTATGTCTTTTAATCCTATTAAAGGACCCCTAGAACTCTAAAAGAAAACAATCTATTAAAATATACAGTACTACGTTTATGTGACAGACCATAAAATATGTTGATCCAAAGTTGATCAAACCACTTATGTCGGCGAGGAAGTTGAACTTGCATGAGTGCTCTACATGACTTCTTTAGTTCATAGAGAGGTAGTGCTCTGCATGACAACCTCCGATAACTGGGATAAGTCCAAATTATCTAATCCAAGCTCGCTTGCTTCCTGGACCCAGTTTTTGCATCCTATTATGATATGCCTCAGTTGCATAACATATGCTTCATAGGACAGTTTGGTTTTCCTGATAGCAAGTTTATTTCACGATTGACAACCAAAACTTCAGCAACTGGATTCAAAACAAGGACTAAGGGTGTTGGCTATGAACTACGCCATCAGAATGCTGATTCCAACAGCCATCAGGATTTTGTTTCCAGTGTACTTCATGTTTGCTTTTTAGGACTTGGATACCACTAAGTCTCCACTCCTCCCCTTGTCCATTGTTTAatctttttttgaatttttccaTTGTTTAATCTGATACACGGACACTTgtctttgcaaaaattttccctCAAGACAAGCTCTAAACTGCATCTCTCTCCTCCCCTCATCTATCTCCGAGGTCACCTCTCCAACTTTCCATTGTCCAGACCAAAAGATCACATGATCTGCAGACATTTCCATGTCCAGTCCAAGAACTCACAAACCAGCCATGCCTAGGGTTGAAAGGTTGCTACTCCTTTTCATGTTGTCCATTCCTTTCTCCCAAGCTTGGTCCATTGATTACCCTAGCCCCATTGCCAACCTTCCTGCTATATGGACCAACAATGAAGCTACTATCCCTTACAATACAACCTATGCCGACGGTTCCACAATTAGATTCATTCTTGTCAGGCAGAAGCCTGCCGGGTTTGGTCCATCCTTTGGCTGTGGCTTCATCTGCACTGCGCCCTGCAAGGTCTTCCTCTTTGCAGTCTTCTTTATGTCCATTGGAGATCCAAACAACCCTGTTTCCAATGCCTCGGCCACGCCAAGGATCGTCTGGACAGCCAACAGGCACCGTCCAGTGAAGGAGAATGCATCAGTGCTGTTTAACAAGGATGGAAATCTTGTTCTGAGAGACTTCGATGGTTCACTGGTCTGGTCCACGACTACATCAGACAGCTTGGTTGTTGGCATGAACCTTGCTGAGACCGGGAATCTGATACTCTTCAACGTGATGGGGAAGACAGTGTGGGAATCGTTTGCGCACCCAACTGACACTCTTCTCATTGGGCAGTCACTGTGGCAAGGGAAGAGGCTTAGTTCCACTTTCTCGGAAACAAATAGTACTCAAGGTCAGTTCTACCTCACTCTGCTCGACAATGGCCTCTATGCTTTCATTGATGCAGATCCTCCACAGTTTTATTATCAGAAAAGCTTTAATATGGCTGATGCCATAGTTAAATCAAAGACAAACTTATCCTCTGAACAAGCGAAGAATGGCACGACTTACATTTCCTTCTTACAAGGGAGCTTCTCAGCATTTCTTAGATTCAACAGCACAGATATCAAGTTATTCGATATCTCTCTGCCTTTGCCATCTTCAGTGCAATTTATGAGTCTTGAGGATGATGGGCACCTGAGAGTTTATGCATGGGATAGCGTTTCATGGAAAGCCCTTGCTGATGTTTTGCATGTGTATCCTGATGAGTGTGCATACCCTACAGTCTGTGGAGCATATGGAATCTGTTCACAAGGGCAATGCAGTTGCCCAGGTGGAAAAAATGATGATGACCTTTTCCATCAGTTGGATGACCGGCAACCTAAACTTGGCTGCTCATTAGAAACTCCTCTGTCCTGTGACCTGATCCAATATCATAAGCTTATGGCACTCCCAAATGTCACGTACTTCAATTTTGCAAACAATTGGACTACTGATGAAGAAAGCTGCAAGAAGGCATGCTTGAAGACCTGTTCGTGCAAGGCAGTATTTTTCCAGCATCAAAATGTTTCTAAGGGCTCCTGCTATCTCATGCCAAAGATCTTCTCACTCATGAATTATCAGCCAGAAGTGGTTGGTTACAATTTATCTGCATATGTCAAGGTGCAGATGTTACCACCACCATCAAGTAAGAGAACAAATGCAACTGCTTACCATGTCGGTGTCCCTATTCTGGTTGTAGTCATCTGCCTACTTATTCTCATGATCAGAAGAATAATAGTGAAGAGAATGGAAGAGGACGATCCCTTTAAAGGAGTGGCTGGAATGCCTACACGGTTTTCGTACAAACAGCTGAGAGAAGCAACCAATAACTTCAGCAAAAAGCTGGGGCAGGGAGGATTTGGGCCAGTGTATGAGGGAAAACTTGGAAATGTCAAAATTGCTGTCAAATGCTTGCGCGACATTGGACATGGGAAGGAAGAATTCATGGCCGAAGTCATTACCATTGGTAGCATCCATCATATTAATCTTGTCAGATTGATAGGATACTGCTCAGACAAATTCCACAGGCTCCTTGTCTATGAGCATATGAGCAATGGGTCTCTGGATAAATGGATCTTCAGAAAGAATCAAAGTGGTTCACTCAGTTGGGCAACTCGATACAAGATCATCCTAGACATTGCAAAGGGTTTGGCCTATCTTCATGAAGAATGTCGCCAGAAGATTGCTCATCTTGATATTAAGCCAGGAAATATCCTCCTTGATGAGAAGTTTAACGCAAAGATCTCTGACTTTGGTTTAGCAAAGCTTATCGATAGGGATCAAAGCCATGTAATGACCAAAATCAGAGGAACAAGGGGTTACCTAGCACCGGAATGGCTGTCATCAACAATCACTGAGAAAGCTGATATTTACAGCTTTGGCGTAGTTGTACTGGAAATAGTGAGTGGAAGGAAAAACCTGGAAAACAATCAGCCTGAGGGCAGCCCTAATCTAATTAATAAACTGCAAGAGAAAATGAAGGTTGGGCAAGTTCTGGATATAGTAGACAATCAGGATGAAGATCTCCAGTTACATGGGTCAGAAATGACAGAAGTAATCAAGCTAGCTGTCTGGTGTTTGCAGCATGACTGCAGACGACCAGCCATGTCACAAGTTGTCAAGGTCCTGGAAGGTGCTATGGACACAGAAAGTACTGCAGGTCATGATGCAACTGACAGAGATGGTATTTTTGATGCTTCATCCCCTTTGTCCCCAGTGCCAGTGGCCGCACGATAATATGCTTTAGCAAAAGTAGGGGAGAAAAGGCTCATTTGCAATTTAGTTGCAACAACCATGTAGTGTCTTTGTAAATTTGTTTCTTGACATTGTTATTTGTTAATGTATGAATGAAATATGAAGTCTATTGATCAATAATCTTCGAAAAACATGGAAAGATGAGAAGTaacatttttttttcctttaggTCACATTACACATAATCTATTGGTCACTTAATTAAGCAATCCTATATGGTTGGAGGATTTTGGCAAATGAGGCTAAGAGAACTGCCTGCTGCATGGATGCCAAGTGTGCTACTCAATAACATGTGCTATATTATTTTGGAGGATTACTTATTGCCTAGAGTTACAGAAGGTGGCATTCTATAGCAGCTAAACAAGCAGACACGCCACAAGATCTCATGATGATATGCCCCAGAACTTTGGTTGGTTATGTACAAGCATACCATTTGGTCGTTTGTGCATTGTGTGGCACTGAACATTTGGTCACCCTGTTGCCTTCAGATAACATGTACAGTACGTACCTAGCAAAGCATAAGCAACTAAGGTGATGGGAAATGGGGAGGACGCGTGTGCGGAGAGTGTACCACGCCGTAGCTAGAGAAGAAGGCCCAGTCGTTCCCGGCTGCGCATATCGTCGAACAGCTCGCGGACTTGCCGGCCACCGCCGATGTAGAGATGGAGCGATCCATCATCCATCTGACCATCTCATGCTGTGCTAGTGCCAAGCCATGCAACTACGCAAGTCGCAAGAGCGCCGCCGGCCCCCGCCGAGAGCCGCGCGCCGGATGGGGCTGCCGCGCGGCGCAGCGCGCGGTGTCGTGACCAAAGCGTCGGCGCAGAGCCGCAGACACAgctgtatttttagtttttattttaaccGACCGATGCTCCCCCAAGGATGGCAACGGGGCGGGTTCGGATCGGGCGAACACCGATTCGGGTGATAACCCCTCCCCAAAACCAAACCCGCGGATACCCGAAACCCAAATGGATACCCGAAACCCGCTTTCTATGTCAACATAATAATAGCAATAAGGACTTTGTGTAAATATGTACatgatatatatacacatatttacatgtataaacaagaggcaataaaacataaatattttCATGAGTTAGCTTAAAACAAATTTCATAATGTAAGTAAACAAGTTATTATTACCATATTATAAAATGTAAAAATTAATTCTAATGACTTATTTCGGATATCTATTGGATATCCACGGGTGGAAAACCAAACCCGAAACCGAACCCGATAGGTTTCGGGGCCCCGAACCCGAAAACCGTGGGTGAAAAATCATCCCCAAACCAGAACCCGCAAGAACCGAAACCCGCGGATATCCGACCCGAAACCGCCCCGCTGCCATCCTTACCCCCCCCCCTTTTTTTGAGCCCAACATGGCAACATCCATGAAGGGGTCCTAAAATCCGAAGGCACTAGTGAGCTTTCTTACGTCATACTCTATTTTTCTAAATTACATGTTCGAATTTAGGGGGCTTCattaaaaaaaaatgttttgtaCTAGAATCGAGATACATAACTATAAGATTCTTTTTTTATGCCAACATATATATAAACAAGAATAAAACACATTTGGCGGTAATTTAAATCATTTAGGTCCATATACTTTGAAATAATTACTTTTAGGTCTCTTTAAGCTCACTTAATGTATCATCACACATAAGCGGTCCAAACTGGCTCAGAAATGTGTGTCCGATTGCCACAGTGAAAAATGTATTGCGCCCATTTCTATTTCACACACATGCATTGTCCCAAAGCTGATGGAGGTGATAGAGTTGTCAAGGAGTGAGGTGGAGGGGGGATGAGGCGCGGCGTCTCGTCGGAGTTGAGTGAAACCCCAGTAATAAGGTGCTCAAATGCAACTTGGAGGTGTTGAAGCCAAAACTAGCTAGAATCAGTGCGACAGTGAGGCGTGGCCCTAGGTTTTAGCCGGAAAGTGAGCCCCTATTAGAGTATGGTGGGTGCCTTGGTGCTCTAATAATCACTTGTGCGTCTTAGAAAAATTAGTTGTCTAAGTTGTTTGTTTGGTATCATCTAGTATGGTGCTTGAGCAAACGAATAATCTTTAGACTTTTGATCTAGTGTAAGTTTTGGAAAGAATAGTAGAGAAATATCCGCGAAGTGGACAACAGAAATGGCAGATGATTTCCCACTCATTCCACTTAGATGTCAATTCATACTGCAACACATACAAGAGGGTTTAGACGATCGAAGATACATTTAGcaagcttaggccttgtttagttcgcaaaaattttcaagattccccatcacatcgaatctttggtcgtatgcatgaagcattaaatatagacgaaaataaaaactaactgcacagtttacatgtaatttgtgagatgaatcttttgagcctagttactctgtgattggacaatgtttgtcaaataaaaacgaaatgctacagtagccaaaaacaaaaaattttgccaactaaacaaggccttaatatctCGAAATAGCAATTTGAAATTATATAAAACTAGTTAAGAACAAAGAATAAGTTTAAGGACCGCCAATCATATTGAATTTGTGTTGTCTCGCTCAAGAAGCCCATGTAGCATGCGTTACCTAGATACCCACAATCAGTTTTTGTTAATCAAACCTAATAGTAGCTCATTAGCATCGTTGAAACTTTGTCCACTTAACTTTGAATCTTCAATTAATCGAttcttttttttacttttgCTACGCCTAATCTTCCTCAGGTTATTATACGTACGTACGTGACATAAAAACTTGCCATCTAAAATCTGGTGTTCACGCAGCACGAATCTCAAGGTCATATATACTGGGACGATTTGCTAGTCGTGGCCCCGTGGGCGCACCACCACGTGCGTGCAGCAGACCGCAGGAATTTGTGTGGTCCGCGCCTCCCTTCCACCGGCGCTCCAGCGGCATCCGCCCCTTGTggcttcgtcgtcgtcgtcgcgccGGTTCCCTCCCTCCTCATCAGTCCCGCGCTCTCAATAATGGTAGCGTGGTGAGAGAGACCCTTCCGTCCGGCCATCGTCGTCTTCTCCAGCGAGGGAAGAAGATGAACTGCTCCTcttgctgcgccgccgccgttccgtCTCCTCCGGTGCTTCTCGCCAGGCCGCGGGTGAGTGCCCTCCTGCCCCCTTCTCCCCACGCCTCCCTTGCCGTAGACGGAGAGCAAGGTACCCGGCCGAAATCGCTAGGGATGTAGGCTGGGTCCTTGTTCCATTCGTTTTATAAATTCTCTATGGACTGTGGGCATCAAAGGTCCCATGGTCTAGCGGTTAGGACATTGGACTCTGAATCCAGTAACCCGAGTTCAAATCTCGGTGGgacctgattttttttttcattttattttttcCTCATCCATTTTGCTGAAATCAGACTGAACAGCATAAAGCTATCATATCTATAGACTGAAATGAAATCAGAAAATTTAATTTAGTTTTTTTTCCTGTCACCAGGGGGGTTTAGCTGCTAGCTGCTCCACAAGAACAGATGAGAAGGTGCTTTTCCTAGGCCCAAAACAGTTTCCACGGATCACATACAGCCCAGTAAGCCGTGCGTCGTCACGGTTGTCACGGAGAGAGGTAATAGCTTTTGCCGGGCAACAACCTTGGGACCTCGGCAGATTTTTCAAGACATTGTACTTCTTCAACGGCCCTCCAAACCCTCTCAAGGTTCTATCATTAACTTCTGAGTTTTCTGTTTGCTGTCATGTTACATTCAGTTTGAGTTTGGGATACGATGTCTCCAAGTCTTGATGCTTTTGCTTGGATTTGTAGATTGTAGAATCTATCATCAGCAGTTTCACTGGACCTGCTTCTAGTGAAGCGCCAAAAAAAATGGAAACATCGGATGTGGTGCTGGTTACAGGAGCCACTGGTGGTGTTGGGCGACGGGTGGTCGACATCCTGCGGAAGAAGGGCATACCTGTTCGAGTATTGGTATTCTACTGTCAACCATACTCACTTTGGCCTTTAAcattttttccattttttttgtaTGAACAATTCCTATAGTCCTTATGGCATTTCTTTCATTTCTTGAGTTCAGGCTAGAAATGGAGACAAGGCAAGGAGCATGTTGGGGCCGGATGTAAATCTGGTAGGTCACTTATTTTAGTTGAATTATTACTACTGTGCTATGGGATTTTTATTTCAGCAACTGCACTTCTGCCCCTACTTCAAAGCAACCAAACAAATTCTTCAAGTGTCATAGCTACATGGATGCAACCAAACAAATTCTTCAAGTGTCATAGCTACAGAGGATAATGGCATTACCCGATACCTTTTCTTTAGATAAAGGCAGTTTTATTGCCAAGAGGAATAAGGTTCCCCAAAGAATTATTTTTGGCAGTGCTCAATTCTGGCCTACAGTTACATGCTTGACATAAATGCTGTTGTTACATGTTTTGAAACCTGTCTGCTGCTAGACAAGGTAACTATGGAATTTGATGATATTATATCGCGACCAAAATTTGCCTACATATTTGATATTTCTGACATTTTATCTGAAGGACAAAATAAATGAATGTGCTGAAGGACAAAATAAATGAATGTGCAATGACAGGCTGAAACATGATTTAGCTCCTTATCTCAGTGCCTGTGGTTCATGCTATTATCTGTATGCCATTAATACTCACCTTCAAACAATCATGTCATCAAAACTCCATATTTagattataaaaaaaaactccatGTTTAGAGTGACAAACTTACTGCTTGTTTCAGATCATAGGAGATGTTACAAAGGAAGATACGCTTGATCCTAAGCTCTTCAAAGGCATAAAAAAAGTAGTCAATGCAGTCTCTGTCATAGTGGGGCCAAAGGAAGGTGATACACCAGACAGGCAGAAGTACAAACAAGTACGTCATATGCTCAATACTATGATATGTGAAGAATTTATGCACTCTACCATCTGGCTACATCAGTGTGACACTTCAGTCTCGAATTCATGCAGGGCATCAAATTTTTCGAACCTGAGGTAGGGTATCAGAAAGTCTTCACATGTATAATAAGTAGCACCTGGTTCTCCTAAAAGTTAGCGCTTTTGCTGTGACCCCAAGTTCACAACATTAGATGTTTCTCCAATCAGATCAAGGGACCTTCACCTGAAATGGTTGAGTACATCGGAATGCAAAACTTGATTAGTGCCATAAAGAATAGTGTTGGACTGAGTGAAGGGAAACTGCTATTTGGGCTCAAAGGTATACCTTTCATTGCCTTATTTTCCTGATCAAAGTAAAAATCTTTGTTATACTCATTTTCATAAAAGTAGTCTACAACTACTATGTGTGCTGAAAACCCAAGTGTGTCCGCAGGCATATCGGCCTGGGATCATGTAATCCTGTTCCCATATAGTTTGATAATTGATCATTTGGCTATTGTTGCATAGCATATTACTAGTACATCCTTTTGGCTAATAATGATTGTTTTATTTCATGTAATGTGTTTATTTACTTTTTTATGAGTTTATTTTCCTTAACAGGTAGCACAGTAATCTCATTTTTATGTAGGCAATTTATCTGGAAAGATTGTGTGGGGAGCTCTTGATGACGTTGTAATGGGTGGTGTTAGTGAAAGTACATTCCAAATCCTGCCAACAGGAAGTGAAAGTAGTGAACCAACTGGGTTGTTCAaaggtatttttatttttatttttattcacTGAATTTTGGATATGAGATTGTTCCATTTGCTTGAAATGATGGTATTCTAAGCTGATAACCTGTTGATAACCTACCTTCCTTGTAGGGACTGTATCTACTTCAAATAACGGTGGGTTTACTAGTATAAGGACAAAGGTAGTTACTTCCATGAAATTCCGATGAATAAAATTACTTTTATACATTTAATTATTACTTGTGTGCTGTGTTATTTGCAATGATCAACTATATCCTGCAATGTTTCATGCAAATAAATGAAATTGGTTTCTTCCGTCACAAGCAAGGGTAATTTTGTAGACACCTAATAACTTATAGTCCTTCCAGTTCCATCCATGTAGTTTTGGATAAAATTGAGgttaaacttttaaaactttagctatcgataacttaatgttgagttt is a window encoding:
- the LOC8073820 gene encoding G-type lectin S-receptor-like serine/threonine-protein kinase SD2-5; the protein is MSSPRTHKPAMPRVERLLLLFMLSIPFSQAWSIDYPSPIANLPAIWTNNEATIPYNTTYADGSTIRFILVRQKPAGFGPSFGCGFICTAPCKVFLFAVFFMSIGDPNNPVSNASATPRIVWTANRHRPVKENASVLFNKDGNLVLRDFDGSLVWSTTTSDSLVVGMNLAETGNLILFNVMGKTVWESFAHPTDTLLIGQSLWQGKRLSSTFSETNSTQGQFYLTLLDNGLYAFIDADPPQFYYQKSFNMADAIVKSKTNLSSEQAKNGTTYISFLQGSFSAFLRFNSTDIKLFDISLPLPSSVQFMSLEDDGHLRVYAWDSVSWKALADVLHVYPDECAYPTVCGAYGICSQGQCSCPGGKNDDDLFHQLDDRQPKLGCSLETPLSCDLIQYHKLMALPNVTYFNFANNWTTDEESCKKACLKTCSCKAVFFQHQNVSKGSCYLMPKIFSLMNYQPEVVGYNLSAYVKVQMLPPPSSKRTNATAYHVGVPILVVVICLLILMIRRIIVKRMEEDDPFKGVAGMPTRFSYKQLREATNNFSKKLGQGGFGPVYEGKLGNVKIAVKCLRDIGHGKEEFMAEVITIGSIHHINLVRLIGYCSDKFHRLLVYEHMSNGSLDKWIFRKNQSGSLSWATRYKIILDIAKGLAYLHEECRQKIAHLDIKPGNILLDEKFNAKISDFGLAKLIDRDQSHVMTKIRGTRGYLAPEWLSSTITEKADIYSFGVVVLEIVSGRKNLENNQPEGSPNLINKLQEKMKVGQVLDIVDNQDEDLQLHGSEMTEVIKLAVWCLQHDCRRPAMSQVVKVLEGAMDTESTAGHDATDRDGIFDASSPLSPVPVAAR
- the LOC8073821 gene encoding uncharacterized protein LOC8073821, translated to MNCSSCCAAAVPSPPVLLARPRGGLAASCSTRTDEKVLFLGPKQFPRITYSPVSRASSRLSRREVIAFAGQQPWDLGRFFKTLYFFNGPPNPLKIVESIISSFTGPASSEAPKKMETSDVVLVTGATGGVGRRVVDILRKKGIPVRVLARNGDKARSMLGPDVNLIIGDVTKEDTLDPKLFKGIKKVVNAVSVIVGPKEGDTPDRQKYKQGIKFFEPEIKGPSPEMVEYIGMQNLISAIKNSVGLSEGKLLFGLKGNLSGKIVWGALDDVVMGGVSESTFQILPTGSESSEPTGLFKGTVSTSNNGGFTSIRTKNFTVPEDLSAYDGIELRVKGDGRRYKLIIRTSYEWDTVGYTASFDTTKGEWQSVKVPFSSLKPVFRARTMTDAPPFDASNITSLQLMFSKFEYDGILNPTFTEGPFELPFSSIRAYINEPITPRFVHVSSAGVTRPERPGLDLSKQPPAVRLNKELGSILTYKLKGEDLIRESGIPYTIVRPCALTEEPAGADLIFDQGDNITGKISREEVARICVAALASPNAVGKTFEVKSTVPFSEPYVIDPTNPPSEKDYDVYFKELKEGITGKEALEATPAQV